GCATGTGATCGGTCAAACTCAAACCAATTTTCTAATTTTGGTTCGTCTGCTACCCGCCCATTCTTTTACTCCCGCGTTGTTGCACGCACCCCATTCCCTTTTCTTTCGTCCCAGCCCAGTCTTTGGTCTCTACGCGCACCCTCCCTTTGACgcgccactctctctctctctctctctctctctctctctctctctcgtcttccACGGCCACATTACCATCTCCGTATATAAACGCAACAAGAGCGGCCTACGTCGTGGACTCGACGCCTTCTCTCCCGTTTCCCCCGACGACATAAAACTTACAAGACCACCAGGCTTCATCATCACACTTCCCGGTCCCCCGCCGTGCATGGGCCAATCCGCCTCCAGCCGTCTCACCGACTCGCCGCCGGCTGTGGTGGCGGGTATCTCCACCGCGACGGACTACACCGCTGACCTCCCCGACGACTGCCTCGCCCTCGTCTTCCAGTCGCTTGGCCCTGGTGACCGCAAGCGCTGTTCACTGGTGTGCCGAAGGTGGCTCGCCGTTGAGGGCCGGAGCCGCCTTCGCCTCGCGCTCGACGCCCGCGCCGCGCTCCTCGACGTGGCTCCTGCCATCTTCGCCCGCTTCGACGCCGTCTCCAGACTCACCCTCCGATGCAGCAGCCGCACCGACAGCATTGGCGACGAGGGGCTTGCCCTCGTCGCGGCGCGCTGTCCCAATCTTGCCAGCCTCAAGCTCCGCGCCTGCGGCGCCCTCACCGATGCCGGCATGGCCGCTGTCGCCCGTTACTGCTCGGGCCTGCGCAAGCTATCCGTCGGCTCCTGCGCCTTTGGCGCCAAGGGTGTTGACGCCGTCCTCCGCGGGTGCCCCCTCCTGGAAGAGCTCTCCATCAAGCGCCTCCGCGGCCTCCACGACCCGTCCGCCACCGCCGAACTCGTTGCCGGCGCCGCCTCCCTCCGCTCCGTCTGCCTCAAGGGTCTCTACAATGCGCAGTGCTTCGCACCGCTCATCGCCGGGTGCCCCAACCTCAAGACGCTCAAGCTCATCCGCTGCTCCGGCGACTGGGATCCCCTCTTGAAGAACATGGCCGCTAGGGTCCCCGGGGTTGTCGAAATCCACCTCGAGAGGCTGCAGGTGACCGACAGCGGCCTCGCCGCCCTGTCCGTCTGCGTCGATCTCGAGGTCCTCCGCCTCGTCAAGACGCCGGAGTGCACCAACGCAGGCCTCGCCGCTGTTGCGGACCGCTGCGCCCACCTCCGCAAGGTCCACATCGACGGGTGGAGGGCGAACCGTATCGGCGACGAGGGTCTCCAGGCCCTGGCCCGGCGGTGCGCCGGTCTCCAAGAACTGGTCCTCATCGGGGTCAATCCCACGTCCCGGACCTTGGAGCTCATGGCGAGCAACTGCTGCAGATTGGAACGCCTCGCATTTTGCGGCAGCGACACCTTTGGGGACGCCGAGGTCGCCTGCATCGCCTCCAAGTGCGCAGCTCTTAAGAAGCTCTGCATCAAGGGGTGCCCCATCTCCGACCAGGGGATGGAGGCCCTCGCGGCGGGGTGCCCAAAGCTTGTCAAGGTAAAGGTGAAGAGGTGCTCCGGGGTGACGCCGGAGTGCGCGGATCGACTGGCAGCGAGCAGAAACGGGAAACTGGCTGTCAACGTGGAGGCCGACGAGGGATCGGCCGCCGTGCAGCAGGCGGAGGGGACTGTGGTCTTCGGGGAATTTGGGATCGCGGAGGACACAGGCGGGGCCGAGCGGCCGCCGCTTGCCTCGGTCGACCGGGCCAGTGCCGCGGGGCCCCTGAGCAGTAAGAGTAGGCGGACGGCGCGGAAGAAACGGGCGGGCTTCTTCGCGTCCCGAAGAAACTTGGTGGCATCAGCTCTGAGGAGATGGTCCCACGGAAGTAGCTATTCACGTCACAGTCatcggtgagagagagagagagagagagagaagacttcGTCTATTTGTCTCCTTTACGTGGTAATTAAGGTGTCGTCCAAGTTTTGTCACGTCGCCGAGCTCGTCTCAGTGGTTGTAAAGCCGTTTACTTGTCAAATATGTAGACAACTTGTCCTCTCGAACCGACATGAGTCACGCGTTTCAGAAGAAACGGCTCTTGAAAGTTTGAAACAGTCCGCCAAACAAACACATTGACAATGTATGCCTCTTTCATAATTAAGTGTTGGAATCCCGAAATTTCCctaaatttcttctcttttgtggaATTAATAGGAAGACAAAGGGAATCTTCCTTTCCTTGGTGCCAACACGACACGCACAACAGATGTGCGTGTGAGAGAAACACACCCCTTGGAATGCAGGGGGGTGGGGGGCCCCTTCTTTGATAGTCGTGTCCATCCGTGATCGTTGCTTCCCGTGCTTCATCACCCTTGTCGGACCGTGGATGCTTCGAACACGAATCTCGATGCTCAGTTTAATTGGATAAACTATACGTATGTATACCATTCACTAAATTATTGATGTAAACTGTCCACCTGTTCTCTATCCCAGAAAAGGGAAGGGAAAATACAGAATatgaatattaaaataatcaaCAGAAAATATGAATTAGTAAGATACGCTTGTGTTgtcaccacacacacacactcactctctctctctctctctctctctctctccggaaGAGAGTTAGAAATTGTTAGGAAATATTGAGAAGAGATCCATTTCCAATAATATAGTTTAACGTAAAATAGTTGTGAGACAACAGAGCAATGCTCATTAAAGATGATACCATAATATGTATAGCTAAGCACAACCTACATTACCTCGAGAAAACCTGCCGCGGGGCACTCCTAAAGATACCAATGTCGGAGTGTAGCTTTCTCATCCATTCCACTGAACCATGATTTGTCTGCAGGAAAACTATCCGGTTTGAGGaccatgaaaatttatttttagcaATAATAGattctatcattttatattatataaatttaaaattttattcgtTTTATTATAGTAATCATATAGAAAGAGTAACTATTCTAAACAACGAAaacaataataaattttaattataatcaAAGTTTtcaatttgaaatatcatactcatATACCCACATCGAAATTTATACATGTCTAAGCTGTATTAGTGTATCATATGTATTTTtgtttaaataaaatatctataGATTATTAATATTATAGAAGAGACATATTAAAACTTGGATAGGGATAATCTCCATTCAAAATATCTCAAGAGATAATCTTGTCCAATTGTGGTAAGACTGATCAACTTAGGtgtaaaattaagatttattttaggCTCATAGGTAAACTTAGTTAGGTGGACCCCACTAATCAACTATTTGATATCATTTATGATGAATTGAGTAGAAAAAGGAATACAATAAGAATctttatatgatttttataatctaATTTATCTTTATGGGAGTTagatttaattttcttttgcaTATTTTAGACCCTTCCATATCAATGTTGCCCCTTCAACTTAAATGGATAATCTCATATGATTATGAGTATATCTCATTGCTATCAATTATGCCTGCGTATCCTTCAGGGAATAGCCTACATATGCaccataaaaaatcatcattactatcTAATAGAAAACCCTTCCAACAtctattatttctttttatagaaattttATTTTGAGCTCCCTCAATAGTCTTGGTGGAATAAGGCTCTTAATTAATAATAGCCACTATCTTTCTCCAAATAGATAAGAGACAATCATAAATATCAAAGAATTTTCATCTTAGATAGACAACACTAGATGATCTTAGATTCCCCCTTTCATTATTCTAAGCCCCATTTacctaatattaaaaaaaatatgaaactaaCCCCAACATGGCATTGAAGCTTAtcccataattttaaaataaatttatatttaaagaaaatataagaGACTAGAttagaaaataaattatataatgacTTTGTATAAACTTATAAAATTAAGATGAAGTAAGAAATAATTTTTATACAAAGACTTTAATTTTTGATTGGATATTGTATAAACTTATAAAAATAAGATGAAGCGAGAAATAATTTTATGCAAAGACTTTAATTTTCGATTGGATATTCAAATTTCACATCACCTTCTGACTGCCAAAAGTTATCATCActgttatctttttcttttaataagCGATAAGTACTATAAGTATGGTAACACCACATAAATTAAAATACTAAACTTAATAATTCTCTCTAGGATAATTAGAAACATCGATGTAAAAAATCCTATAAACTTATTTGATCTTATATCTCAAGTTTATAGGTTGGATTTTATTAACtctattttcattattattattatctctcCTTATTAAATTCTAAGGTATCCAATAATGAAAACGGAGTTAATAAAAACCAATCTATAATATTGAGATATGTAATTTTGATGTCAACTTAGATCTTATTCAACACCCTATCTACAAGACCATGTTGTAGGAGGATAGAGATTTTACTATATGAAATATAAGTTTCAAGATATTTAAAAAGATCAGGACCCTCCTTAATATAAAAGGAGTCGTAAATACCATATTTGACATATGATTACtatgttttttttaattagatttaACTTTGTTGATAATAAGAGGTGCAAAATTAGATCAGGAGGTGCAAAATTTAAGCCTTTTAATAAATTAGATCAGGAATATCATTagtaaatttcaaatgtgaaaattTAAGCCTTTTAATATTGAAGGGGGTGAAGAGATTTTATCCAACCAAATCATCAATGAGATTAGATAATAGTTgttgaataaaaataaatatataggaTGATAAAGGATTTCCTTGAATTATCTAATACCTCGATGACCCCAAAGCCAATCGAATTGGCTACCATTACCTAGATAGGTGTATATAAGGGAAACTGTATACTACTCTCTAATCCAATCCACAAAGAGGTTAGGAAAACTATTTTGATAAGAAATTCTCTAATAGCAGTCCAAGAGATGCTATTTTCCTTTATTCTTGATTGTATTATGTCGTAAACTCattagtaataaaaatattattatagatATTATGGTCTGAGACAAAGGTTGATTGGGCTTGAGATATCACATGATACTAACGTATTATGTGTTCATATTGTTGGTAAGTACCGAGtttgaaaacaaataaaaaaatattaatttaaaaaatatatattgcttAATATAAGACATATTGAGCACACTAAGAGGTACAAGCCCTATATCTAAGGATAAAAACACATACAATCTATTTTACCCTAATCAATCAAATTTTATCTTTTATCACTAATCATATGCTTATGAAATCTTAATTAGGTTATtccattttaaaaataaagatgatcTATTCCTTGGTTTGATATAGTAAAGAAGAATCTTCTCTTCTTACTTGCAAgatatttttctctaagaaaatcttttttaagatttttcatatttttttcttgattctTGTATGAAGTTGTTCGAAACTACATCAACCTAGGTATTATCGTGCCCATAAAGGAGGAATACTTGAGATTTTGTCTTTGGAAAATAGATTTAATCATGCAGGAAGGGATAGAATAATTTCTTAGGATAGCTGATAGGGTGAATTCTACActttattcttttaattttattaattggattaaatttaattttattattgagCATTTACTGAACAGATAATGCTTCTATAATCTTAGTATTATTTGGGTTATTTCTATGAGACATCTTGTCTAAtttatattgttttttttttcctcaatcTGTCGCGaagaaaaaattatcatgtaCTTTAAACGGCTCTTATAGACCATTGGAAATGAGCATGACATTAGGCAGTACTCAGAAGCAATCACAAATGTTGTTTGGCAGAAGACTTGTGAGGCTATATTGTTCATCAATAGTGTCTGCAGTCTCAAAGTGGTCGATTGTTTCGTGACCTGTTGTTGTGGCCTTCGAATCAATGGTTGGGTTGTATGTTGGTGAAGCCTTGTTTCAAATAGCTCTTTAGCATCAAAGTTTGAACTTAAAAAAaggatttttatgattatttattgatttttttttttttggtctgttAAGATACATAAAAAAAGCTCAGCTTGATAAAATATTTGAAGAAGGTAGAAATAGCTTCATCGTCTAAAGGAAATTGTAAACAATAGCGACGTGTTCACAACTCCAATGTGTTAAGGTCTTTGAGAGTGGATAAGTTGTGAAGGCCATTATTTCTATCTTATATTTTGAGTTCCGAGGAGCTACATTTTGACGTTTCATCTACTTCAAGTTCTTTACATAAGTAATGTTAGAAACTAATGtaaatcttaaataattaaaaggCTCCCTATACATTATCCATTATTTGACTCCTCATTTATTGAATTTAAGCatagataaattttaaaatagattaATTTcagattatataattttttttaaatatttatgtcaATTCAAGTTTCAATATAATAATGCGGATAGTCAATTGGCAAAAATTAACTGAAAAtgggtttttttttgtgtttttgagttttacattatatatatatatatatatatatatatatatatatatatatatatataatcaaacaaAAGTATTAGTgaataaaagaattaaaaatcgttgaatctcttaaaaaactaaatgacaaataaataaaattcaaacATGCAATTCATCAGATTGATCACTCACCAGATTTATTTAGAACTTGTATACGTTCAAATCTCCCAAGAATTATACTACTGTCCAACATATTCTCACATGAACAAACCTGACAAATCTAGGAATTGCCTGTCAACGAGCTATATAACTTCTATAGCCCCTTATGAATCATAATCAACGAAAACACAATTCAAAACAAACAACAAACACCTACCGAGCTCAGGAAGCCCCTCCACAGCCCACCTGGTCGCGCCACTGGAGGAAGATGACGGCCGCGCCGTAGTGCGCCACCGCGCCCGCGATTACAAACACATGGAATATCTGGTGGCTGTGGCCGGCGAGATCGAACCACCCGGGCTTCCACCGTTCCGGCACCCTCGTCACGTAGAAGATGGTCCCCGTCAAGTACGACATGGCCATGGCCGTCTCGTAGGCCAACGTCACGTTGCGCCGCGGCTCGCCCCAGTTCATGATGGCCGCATGCACCGCGGGCACGATGCCGGAGAAGCCCATGCCCACGAAAAGCAGGGCACGGTACGCTCGGAACTCGCCGGTGGACAGCTGCGGCGACAGGAGGGTGAAGACGGTGACGAAGCCCATGGCGGAGATGGCCACGAGGTAGGTGACCTGCCAGTGAGGGTCGCATTGGAAGATATAATAGATGGGGGGGATGAAGGAGGTCACAATCATGACGGCGATGCCGACGTAGTCCATGCGCAGGAGGAACAGGTTGAGGCGGTGCGAGTGGCAGCAGAGGAGGTGGCAGCCGCTGCTCGAGAGGAGGCAGAACATGGAGCCGCCGAGGAACACGAAGAAGGGCCACTGGGCTGCCGCCGGATGTGAAGGCGACGACGCGGCTGCGGTTTGAGAGGGCAGCTTAATGAACGCCGCTGCTTCCTGTTCACAACAACATGCATCATCTTTGTAACAGTTTAACACAGAATTCACAAGTCTCATGCTCATTCACTTAGCTCAAGTGACCACCTCATGTTATTGCACAACAGCTCGATCTCACATGCCAGTAAGTAAGATTCAGTTTTGCTGCTCTACTACAAGTTTCAGAAAACCTTACTCTGCAACACTGTTTGATCCTGCTTTCCTTAGTCCCTTCTGCTTCATAattccacagagagagagagagagagagagagagagagttggaggATTTTGTTATGACAAGAGAGTGTTCTGAGAGCATTCTAAGATTTCACCTCCCTTTCCCCCCATTCTCAGTTTTCACTCTGACTATTCTCCTACCCAACAATTCTGACATAATAAGTCGAGGGAACAAATGCATTTATGTCTCGCACAACAAAGCTGGTTGTCTGTGTCTTTTAGCACCATGCAAACAACAGTGGTTGAATTGCTTCTGGGAAAATGGCTTTGCTTGTTGGGTGCCTATTGATGGAGGGGGTCAATCACAACACTTCTGCATTCTGTGACCAGTCAGTACACTGACTGCAGTAATCATGAACTGCTTGCTTCCTTCCGATTGTTTGGTTAAACTAAAATTTCCCAGAATTTACATCACTTGGAAAGCTCTTAATACCACAAGATTATTATCAGTATCCTACGATTTACATCATCTCAATTATGTGTCAATCTGTCGGTATATTGTCGATATATGAACATGAGTACCCCACAATATTTGGCAGGCATATCAGTAGTAGGATATATGGTATGTAACACTAAGAGGTTGATCAAGGAAATCCCTGTTCTTTAATCTTTTAGACCAGACCTAAGCATGGTAAATTAAATGACTCACTCCAAAGAAATTTCCCAGGCTGCAGGAGGCATTTTCCACTGCACTTGTGGAGATTGACCTGCATCCAAGGAACATCTCCATTAGAATCAATTGTTTGTTTGACATTGGCTCAGAGGAAAAAGAATTCAAGGAGGAAGTTGGATTAATTCAAGGTATACGCGCGCACACACACCAGGTGAAATGTCCAAGGAAATCAGCCACCTCTGCTACATGATGACTGAGATGCAGCAGAGTGAATCCCAAGAACAGGACGAACCCTAGCAGATGCCTGTGGCCACAACAACCTTCAAGATCTAAGCAGCTAAAGACATTTGATGGATGAAAAGGGGAGTGAGCCATACGTCCAGATGTTGAGCGTTTCATTGTGCCAAGAGAAGAGGCTCAGCAGTGCGTTCCTTATCGGCCACTCTGCCCTGTAGTGATCTCTGATGTACTCATTCTCCTTCATGTAATCCGGCAGCTCCTCGTAGCTCAACAGCTTCCGCTGCTTCTTCTgaccttttctcttcttctcggCCTCCATGACGGTTACTCTTCTGGAGGCAACACgaactttttctcttcctcttcctcttcctcgtcttcttcctcgTCTCTTCTCTGTGGGAGGGCAACTAAGAGTGACAGTTAACAAGCTTCCATGGGAACGTGAAGCTGTCGCTGTTAGGTCACTGGGTCATTGAAGTGCAGCTGAGCCACTATCCATCCTTCCTACCTGTCTCATCAATAAATTGCTTCACATATTGCCAGATGATTTGGTCTTAGATTTAGGTTTAGGATCCAAATGCAAACTATAAACTATACCATGTTCAAGTGTTCCTCCAAGTACTTTTTCGGTCATAAAGTGAAACATTGATGTACCCGCAGCCGATGGTTTACTGAGTCGTCGTAAGCTGCTTTAGCTAAATGACCAAGCAAAAGAAAAGGCAGATTTAAATGATGAACAAGAAATCAATTCAGGAGAAAAGTGCTGCTTTAGTTAGGTGAAGGAAATCGAAAGCAGCAGGCTATTAACACACGGATCGCCAACTCTCAACGCCTTTGCATTAACGCGTGTGGAGTGTCGTGTAAGATTTTACCAACCCAATCGCACGCCACATACATATCAAACACCTTCGAACACTCAACACTTGCAATAGGGAGCGAGCTTTCGTTTATGCATTCAAATGCTTAGTGTCGCCTTCAGCTTGAAGTGTGACTTAATTGGGATCATATTGAGACAGTTCATATCAAtccatcatctttttttttttttttttatcattgatcatctcttaaaaagtaataaaatattatttgattattTACCATCCTTATATTAAGGAttttatcctttttcttttctttctcacaACTTCTTATTTCATTCTCACTGTCAACACCACTTTTTGTCACTGCAAATCCTATTTGCTACCAATGCTGCTCACTACCCCTTTAATACCTCTCCACTATGTGTCGAGTTTGTCGACACCCGTGCAAAGTGAGAATAAGATTACTCACTAcataaagtacatagatgactccactcttattcaatattacatgttaggctctatgactctcgaattacaaagacaacataaaaagatagatGCTAGATCTATTTTCCTGTATCTCTACAAATTGTTTGAGAAATAAGGAataactcagcgatatgagatatccaagagtctctcacCTATGCTAGGAtggctgaggggacaccggtttagaaccatgtccttaagatgattgagtgaataaagaactcacaagtctagaaatggtcatagaggataatcTGTGTATGGATTTTATTCTTCAGTTCCTAGACTCCTTTTCTcagtttattataaaatttaacataaataagcttgaggtgacactccttaagcttctaaatatgttaagggaggctgacagcaccatcaagaaaaagaagacagttctttatactagtgagacaagaaagaaaaggaaagtagataaATCACTTAGGAAGGGCAAGGCCAAGGGTAAATtggataaagcaaaggttgctaagaataaTCCGATAAAGAATAAAGACCAGTGCTTctattgtggtaaagatgggtattagaagagaaactgtaaagagtaccttatagagaaggcgaaacagaagcttagagaagcttcaagtacattcatgatcagttttCATTTATTAGATTCTTATGATAACAAATGGGCATTGGATACCAACAatgcttatcatatttacaattcgttgtagattctagcaaaaCCTATGAAATTGGTGAGAGGCAAAATTAAtcttaagatgggcaatggaacAAAAGTTGTTATAGTGACTATTGGCGAGATCACTCTACATCTCCCTAGTGGAGCTActattgtattagatgcatgttatttcattccttctattatcaaaaaaattatttctattttatgtttaagaattagtggatataaattagtttttgggaATAATAattgttcaataatattagatgataagatcatcattagaggaacattgcataataatttttttaggctAGATGAGGTAAATATAAGTATGTCCATGAGAAAATGAGATGAGGTAAATAATGCATACATATGACATTGTAGGTTGggtcacatctatgaaagaagAATCCAAAAGTTGTTGAAGAATGGATACCAAGATCcaatcgactatgagtcatatacaacttgcgagtcttgccttcgtagaaaattgaccaactctccatttagtgaaattggagagagagagacattaagggacttttttgccttccttttttttctagtctcaccagcatagagaactagcttttctttcttgatggtgctcttgGCCTCCCTAAATATATTGAGTAGCTTAGAGAAAATTACCTCAAGCTTTTTcatgttaaaattcataattaattaagaaaaaaaatctaatagggacttaagcacaagatccacacataggttatcttcTAAAACCATTCATAGACTCATAagcttctctatccactcaattatcttgaGAATATGGTTCTGAATCAGTATCGCTtcaatcatcctagcgtggaagagactcttggatatcttatatcattgAGTTCTTCCatattccttaaacaatttacgaAGATGCAAGAGAATgaatatgacatccattttttcatGCTATCGttgttgttagtcataggtgcccagcaagctaatcacgtgagtgatgacatacgtGACTTGACaataatcattttgtttattatattttaatattttatcactttatattgactattgtatatatgcatatatatattgtgatgttcttggatctgtgttatgcgaatcagatcatgatggtgttgaatctcatattttgatgatgaaaccaattgataattatgtttatattttaatctatattttaagtgacgtaggatacttcgatcaggataagacaattaaaggagaaaaaatcatgttgtgccggaggaacatgtc
This genomic stretch from Musa acuminata AAA Group cultivar baxijiao chromosome BXJ3-9, Cavendish_Baxijiao_AAA, whole genome shotgun sequence harbors:
- the LOC135648449 gene encoding F-box protein At1g47056-like — its product is MGQSASSRLTDSPPAVVAGISTATDYTADLPDDCLALVFQSLGPGDRKRCSLVCRRWLAVEGRSRLRLALDARAALLDVAPAIFARFDAVSRLTLRCSSRTDSIGDEGLALVAARCPNLASLKLRACGALTDAGMAAVARYCSGLRKLSVGSCAFGAKGVDAVLRGCPLLEELSIKRLRGLHDPSATAELVAGAASLRSVCLKGLYNAQCFAPLIAGCPNLKTLKLIRCSGDWDPLLKNMAARVPGVVEIHLERLQVTDSGLAALSVCVDLEVLRLVKTPECTNAGLAAVADRCAHLRKVHIDGWRANRIGDEGLQALARRCAGLQELVLIGVNPTSRTLELMASNCCRLERLAFCGSDTFGDAEVACIASKCAALKKLCIKGCPISDQGMEALAAGCPKLVKVKVKRCSGVTPECADRLAASRNGKLAVNVEADEGSAAVQQAEGTVVFGEFGIAEDTGGAERPPLASVDRASAAGPLSSKSRRTARKKRAGFFASRRNLVASALRRWSHGSSYSRHSHR
- the LOC135648335 gene encoding heptahelical transmembrane protein ADIPOR1-like encodes the protein MEAEKKRKGQKKQRKLLSYEELPDYMKENEYIRDHYRAEWPIRNALLSLFSWHNETLNIWTHLLGFVLFLGFTLLHLSHHVAEVADFLGHFTWSISTSAVENASCSLGNFFGEAAAFIKLPSQTAAASSPSHPAAAQWPFFVFLGGSMFCLLSSSGCHLLCCHSHRLNLFLLRMDYVGIAVMIVTSFIPPIYYIFQCDPHWQVTYLVAISAMGFVTVFTLLSPQLSTGEFRAYRALLFVGMGFSGIVPAVHAAIMNWGEPRRNVTLAYETAMAMSYLTGTIFYVTRVPERWKPGWFDLAGHSHQIFHVFVIAGAVAHYGAAVIFLQWRDQVGCGGAS